ATATTGCTTACAGATATGAAGAACATTTCTCAAATTTGAAAGAATTAGTTTTTCTTTGGCATTGTTGTCTTTTTTTTCTCTTATCCTGCGGGCAAGTTCAAATTCTTCTTCTTTTGAGAGAATGGGATATTTACTGATCTCTTCAATAAACTGTTGTAGCCCTGCTTCCTTTACCCGTTTCTTTATCCCCATTAATCTATGGTGTCACTGCCACATATCTCTTTCTCTCACCACGTTGAACTTGAAATATCACCGGCTTACCTTTTCTTAAATTCTGTACTGCATTTTTAAAATCAGCAATATTTTTAATATCTTTATTTCCAATCCCGAGGATAACATCTCCAACCTGTATTCCAGCATCTCCTGCCGGAGAATTAGATTCCACACTCGTCACAACAACCCCTTTCTTAGCGCTGATATTATACATTTTTGCATCAGGGCTGTCAATATCCACAACCTGCAAACCGAGTTTGGTTTCGTGTTCTTCACCACTCTTTGCAACAACCTCTTCTTTCATTTCACCGATCTTCACCTTTATCTCCATTTCTTTACCATTTCTTATCAATCTTAATTTTACGCTCTTACCCGGTGTTGTTGATGCAACCATTATCCTGAATGACTGAACATCAGTCACCTTCTGTCCATCGTATTCAATAATCACATCACCTTCTTTTATTCCAGCATTATCTGCAGGTGAATTAGCAATAACTTCATTTACCAGAACACCATCAAGAGATTTAAGGTCCAATGCGTTTTTCATATCCTCTGTCAGTTCCTCAAGATAGACACCAAGATAACCTCTTGTGACCTTGCCTTTCGTCTTCAGTTCTTCAATAATATTCTTTGCAAGATTTATTGGTATGGCAAATCCAATTCCGATATTGCCGCCACTCGTTGATGTAATTGCTGTATTAATGCCTATTACTTCACCTTTAAGATTTAATAATGGTCCCCCTGAATTACCGGGATTTATCGCCGCATCGGTCTGCAAAAAATTTTGTAAATCAGGACCTTCACTTAATGGGATATGACTTCTGCCCTTTGCTGATATCACGCCGACAGTAACCGTTCCTTCAAGATTAAAAGGATTGCCAACAGCCATTACCCAGTCACCAACCTTTATCTTATCAGAGTCGCCAAAATTTAAATAAGGAAATTTTTCTTTTGTTTCTATCTTTAACAACGCAACATCTGTTCGGGAGTCAGAACCGATTATTTTGACATCCTTACCTTTATATTCTTTCTTATTGGTAAGACGGATTATAATATTATTTGCATTCTTTATAACATGGTGATTTGTTACGATATAACCATCTTCGGAGATGATAAAGCCAGAACCAAGGGTTGTAGTCTTGCTCTCACCGCGTGGAAAATTTCTGAAGAAGTCACGGAAGAAGTCTTCAAATGGACCACGGAAATTCCATTCAAAGTCTTCTATACCTGTTTTAACAGTTTTTTCAGCCGAGATATTTACAACTGCAGGTGAAACCATTTCTGCCACTTTGGTAAACGGACTCTCTCCTTGTTCGGTGATGATTGGATTTAATCCAACCGTGCCCTGACTTGCTTCGGTTTTGTTTGAAATAACAGGAATCCCAGTACTTATAATCAATCCGAACAAGAAGGCGACAATTGCTGACACCCCAGCAATGATACCCACACCCCTTAATGAAATTTTGCCTTCCATTATCACCCCTATTTTATCTCAACTTCAATTTCTTTCGGTTTCATTGTTTCGGGTTTGGGTAGTGTTATATGTAGCACGCCATCCTTATATACCGCCTTTATTTTATTCACATCAACTTCACTCGGTAACGATATCGTCCTTGCGAATTTTCCGTACATTCTTTCAACTCTATGATAGGTCTTGTTTTTAGTCTCAGTCTCCTGTTTTCTTTCCCCGGAAATGGTCAATAAGTTGCCCCGAACAGAAATCTTTACATCCTCTTTTTTCAAGCCAGGTAGTTCGGCACTGACAATGAAATTTTCGTTATCTTCCTCAATATCAATCACTGGAATCCAAACTCCTTCTGATTCCTCAGCAAGTGGTTTACCAAAGAATGCATTAAATAGCCTATCCATATCCTCTCTTAATGAAACCAATTCCCTGAAAGGATCCCATCTTTTAATAAATTTATCTGCCATGGTTAACCTCCTTTCTTTTATTTATTCTTCTGACCAATTTTTTTATATTCTGCTTCCTTTTTAGTTATTTCATTCTTAATCCGTTTTATTTTTTGCACAAGACCTTTAATATTTTTATCACTTTTGAAATCCTCATTTCCCTTCAACGGGAAAAAACCATAAAAAGCCTCTCCGAGTTCCTTAAACAATTCCTGCAACTGCCTCTTTAGTTCAAATATTTCCATTTTCAACTTACCCTTCATCGTCAGGTCACCAGCTTCCTTGCTCAGAACCTTAGAAGCATCCTCAAGCCACCGTGAAAAATCATCCCAGAATTTAGGCATTTTACCTCCTATTCGTTATTTTGACAAAAAATAGCCGTTTGAGTTTAGTATAATAATCGGTAAAATAAAAGCCCAACTATATATTGACTTGTGCTAATTAGTATATAATATTTGTCTATATGACGGGAGTCTTTCTAATTATCATAAGTCTAAGCAATATTTCTACCGATTCAGTAATTGCAATAGACCGCAATTATTTTGTCGATGGAATCCATGGATTGATCGGTGGCGCAGTTGGTTTCGGGTCAGTTGCTTATATTACATTTTTTTCGCTTTCCCTAACCGATTATAGTACGGGCAACTTTGCTCAAGAACTTGGCTATGTGTTTGGTTATACCGTTGGAATGCCCATCTGTGCATCTTCTTTTATTCATTTTAGTCCTTATAATAAAAATCACTCAAAAAAATCTTTTATTCAGGCTATAAAAAACAGTTTTATTGGTGCCCAACTCGGGCTCTGTACAATCCTAATCACTTCACATATCTCTCGTGATACAAAATATTGGGCAGGGCTTTTTATCCTTCCTCTTCCAATAATCGGTGCGGTTATGGGACACAATACTCTACCCTTAGAAACCAACTATAAATCTATAGATAATGAAGACAATCTAATGAAAACCAATACTCCAAAACTATATTTAAAAATTTTTAAAATTGATTTAAAATGAAAAAATTCCCTCTGCTCATAACCTTGCTTTTTATTGTCTGCAGTGATTATTATGGGCACTTTGTTCCGCTTGGTGATGAGTTTGAGGACCGCTGGAAGAAAATTAATTTTGAAGATTTGATCTACCGAATAGAGGCATCAAAAATTAACAGAAACGAATTTTTCATCGGCAGTGAAAACAATATATATATCCTCCAGGACACTGTCATAAAACGACTGCCGATTACCTATCCATATAGAATATTAACAGTTATTGCATCTTCTTTTAATGCTCCCCAGCGATTGCTCATAGGAACCGATAATGGCAAGATTTATTATTGTAGTATGGAGAGTATTATCAGAATAATTTCTGTTCCAGATATTGAGTGTATTGAGTACCTTTCATTCTCACCATTGGACACATCAATATTTTATCTTGCCAGTAGCAATATTTTA
The genomic region above belongs to candidate division WOR-3 bacterium and contains:
- a CDS encoding DegQ family serine endoprotease, encoding MEGKISLRGVGIIAGVSAIVAFLFGLIISTGIPVISNKTEASQGTVGLNPIITEQGESPFTKVAEMVSPAVVNISAEKTVKTGIEDFEWNFRGPFEDFFRDFFRNFPRGESKTTTLGSGFIISEDGYIVTNHHVIKNANNIIIRLTNKKEYKGKDVKIIGSDSRTDVALLKIETKEKFPYLNFGDSDKIKVGDWVMAVGNPFNLEGTVTVGVISAKGRSHIPLSEGPDLQNFLQTDAAINPGNSGGPLLNLKGEVIGINTAITSTSGGNIGIGFAIPINLAKNIIEELKTKGKVTRGYLGVYLEELTEDMKNALDLKSLDGVLVNEVIANSPADNAGIKEGDVIIEYDGQKVTDVQSFRIMVASTTPGKSVKLRLIRNGKEMEIKVKIGEMKEEVVAKSGEEHETKLGLQVVDIDSPDAKMYNISAKKGVVVTSVESNSPAGDAGIQVGDVILGIGNKDIKNIADFKNAVQNLRKGKPVIFQVQRGERKRYVAVTP
- a CDS encoding Hsp20/alpha crystallin family protein; the encoded protein is MADKFIKRWDPFRELVSLREDMDRLFNAFFGKPLAEESEGVWIPVIDIEEDNENFIVSAELPGLKKEDVKISVRGNLLTISGERKQETETKNKTYHRVERMYGKFARTISLPSEVDVNKIKAVYKDGVLHITLPKPETMKPKEIEVEIK